From a region of the Mercurialis annua linkage group LG1-X, ddMerAnnu1.2, whole genome shotgun sequence genome:
- the LOC126688065 gene encoding auxin-responsive protein IAA8-like, with protein sequence MMAPPLIGVVEEEGQSNVTILASSTSAESTCLNSSQLKERNYMGLSDCSSVDSSVAPGASEGSNTRLNIKATELRLGLPGSQSPERTSELNLLSLAQFDEKPFFPLHPSNDGHCAASQKNVVSGNKRGFSDAMVGFSEGKLEVNVMLSPRPSANLGLKPGSALEKFVPQGAKVKDGVTPKGGHDRPHGPNDARANQNDSAINTGAPATKAQVVGWPPIRSFRKNSLATASKNIEEVDGKAGPGALFIKVSLDGAPYLRKVDLRNYSAYQELSSALEKMFSCFTIGQYGAHGALGREMLSESKLKDLLHGSEYVLTYEDKDGDWMLVGDVPWEMFIETCRRLRIMKSSDAIGLAPRAVEKCKNRN encoded by the exons ATGATGGCTCCACCACTAATTGGTGTTGTGGAGGAGGAGGGTCAGAGCAATGTTACTATACTGGCTTCTTCAACCTCTGCAGAAAGTACATGCCTAAACAGCTCTCAACTAAAAGAAAGAAACTATATGGGACTGTCTGATTGTTCTTCTGTGGACAGTTCAGTAGCCCCCGGTGCATCCGAGGGAAGCAACACTCGGCTGAATATTAAGGCTACAGAATTGCGGCTTGGGCTTCCTGGGTCCCAATCTCCTGAAAGGACATCAGAACTTAACCTGCTGAGCTTGGCACAATTTGATGAGAAACCTTTCTTTCCTCTGCATCCCTCAAATGATGGCCACTGTGCTGCCTCCCAGAAAAATGTTGTTTCAGGCAACAAAAGAGGGTTCTCTGATGCTATGGTTGGGTTCTCGGAG GGTAAGTTAGAGGTCAATGTGATGCTATCACCCAGGCCCTCGGCAAACTTGGGACTCAAACCTGGTTCTGCACTAGAGAAATTTGTACCTCAAGGAGCTAAAGTAAAAGATGGAGTTACTCCAAAGGGAGGACATGATAGGCCTCATGGCCCTAATGATGCCAGAGCCAACCAGAATGATTCTGCAATCAACACTGGTGCACCAGCTACCAA GGCACAAGTTGTGGGTTGGCCACCCATAAGATCATTCAGGAAGAACTCTCTTGCTACCGCATCAAAGAACATTGAAGAAGTGGATGGTAAAGCAGGGCCTGGTGCTCTCTTTATCAAGGTTAGTCTGGATGGTGCTCCTTACTTGAGGAAAGTAGACTTGAGAAACTACTCTGCATATCAGGAACTCTCTTCTGCCCTTGAGAAGATGTTCAGCTGCTTTACCATAG GTCAATATGGTGCACATGGAGCTTTAGGAAGGGAGATGCTTAGTGAGAGCAAGCTCAAGGATTTACTTCATGGCTCAGAATATGTTCTTACATATGAGGATAAAGATGGTGACTGGATGCTTGTTGGTGATGTTCCATGGGA GATGTTTATTGAGACTTGCAGAAGGCTGAGGATCATGAAGAGCTCTGATGCCATCGGCTTAG CCCCAAGGGCTGTAGAGAAATGCAAGAACCGAAACTAG